The Arachis hypogaea cultivar Tifrunner chromosome 19, arahy.Tifrunner.gnm2.J5K5, whole genome shotgun sequence genome has a window encoding:
- the LOC140182349 gene encoding uncharacterized protein, whose translation MGYWKKFLWNLMSAEIRSRGDIVLNVALSGAQTNKNMRLSVGTTSSNQDETEQFGEWLLKVGDGLIGDNIDGESEICLLEDIVIPSSDQTFDELVNNYLIAIILRGEKLYLSSGSICMDEGNMESQLNLYGPELLNSINCFSLPPHNLILKVGVPVMLLRNIDQSSDFYNGTRLQVRKLGNHVIECEVLTGNNVGHIVLIPRMNMVPTNETVPIIFQRR comes from the exons ATGGGGTACTGGAAAAAATTTCTCTGGAACCTTATGTCTGCTGAGATTCGCTCAAGGGGTGATATTGTATTAAACGTTGCTTTAAGTG GTgctcaaactaacaaaaatatgagACTCTCTGTAGGGACAACTTCTTCAAATCAAGATGAGACTGAGCAATTTGGTGAATGGTTATTGAAAGTTGGTGATGGTCTAATAGGTGACAATATAGATGGTGAATCTGAGATATGTCTTCTAGAAGATATTGTCATTCCTTCTTCGGACCAGACATTTGATGAATTG GTCAACAACTATCTGATAGCTATCATTCTTAGAGGAGAAAAATTATATCTTAGTTCGGGTTCAATTTGTATGGATGAAGGGAATATGGAAAGTCAACTAAATCTCTATGGACCTGAATTATTGAATAGCATAAATTGCTTTAGTTTGCCTCCACATAACTTAATACTCAAGGTTGGTGTTCCGGTGATGTTATTGAGGAATATTGACCAATCTAGTGATTTTTATAATGGTACAAGATTACAAGTTAGGAAGCTTGGAAATCATGTCATAGAATGTGAAGTTTTAACGGGTAACAACGTTGGTCATATTGTTTTGATTCCAAGAATGAATATGGTACCAACAAATGAAACTGTCCCAATTATATTTCAACGAAGATAA